From Myotis daubentonii chromosome 15, mMyoDau2.1, whole genome shotgun sequence, one genomic window encodes:
- the UTP4 gene encoding U3 small nucleolar RNA-associated protein 4 homolog isoform X1, with amino-acid sequence MGEFKVHRVRFFNYVPSGIRCVAYNNQSNRLAVSRTDGTVEIYNLSANYFQEKFFPGHESRATEALCWAKGQRLFSAGLNGEIIEYDLQALNIKYSMDAFGGPIWSMAASPSGSQLLVGCEDGSVKLFQINPDKIQFERNFDRQKSRILSLSWHPSGTHIAAGSIDCISVFDVKSGSAIHKMLVDRQYMGVSKRKCIIWGVAFLSDGTVISVDSAGKVQFWDSATGTLVKTHLVANADVQSIAVSDQEDSFVVGTAEGTVFHFQLVSVTSNSSEKQWVRTKPFQHHTHDVRTVAHSPTALISGGTDTHLVIRPLMEKVEVKNYDAALRKITFPHRRLISCSKKRQLLLFQFSHHLDLWRLGSTVATGKHGDTLPLSKDADHLLHLKTKGPENIICSCVSPCGSWIAYSTASRFFLCRLNYEHNNISLHRVSKMPAFLRSAVQILFSEDSTKLFVASNQGSLHIIRLLEGSFKHLHTFQAQSGTVESMCLLAVSPDGNWLAASGTSAGVHVYNVKRLKLHCTVPAYNFPVTALAIAPKTNNLVIAHSDQQIFEYSIPDKQYTEWSRTIQKQGFHYLWLQRDTPITHISFHPKRPMHILLHDAYMFCIIDKSLPLPNDKTLLYNPLPPTNESDVIRRRTAHAFKISKRYKPLLFMDLLDERTLVAVERPLDDIIAQLPPPIKKKKFGT; translated from the exons ATGGGTGAATTTAAAGTCCATCGAGTTCgtttctttaattatgttccatcaGGGATCCGCTGTGTGGCTTACAATAACCAGTCAAACAGATTGGCTGTTTCAAGAACAGATGGCACTGTGGAAATATATAACTTGTCAGCAAACTACTTTCAGGAGAAA TTTTTCCCAGGTCATGAGTCTCGAGCTACGGAAGCTTTGTGTTGGGCAAAAGGACAGCGACTCTTTAGTGCTGGACTCAACGGAGAGATTATCGAGTATGATTTGCAGGCCTTAAACATCAAGTATTCTATGGATGCCTTCGGAGGACCCATTTGGAgcatggctgccagccccagTGGCTCTCAACTTTTG GTTGGTTGTGAAGATGGATCTGTGAAACTATTTCAAATCAACCCAGACAAAATCCAGTTTGAAAGAAATTTTGATCGGCAGAAAA GTCGCATCCTGAGTCTCAGCTGGCATCCCTCTGGTACCCACATTGCAGCTGGCTCCATAGACTGCATTAGTGTGTTTGATGTCAAATCAG ggAGCGCTATTCATAAGATGCTCGTGGATAGGCAGTATATGGGTGTGTCTAAGCGGAAGTGTATCATATGGGGTGTGGCCTTCTTGTCCGATGGCACTGTCATCAGTGTGGACTCTGCTGGGAAGGTGCAGTTCTGGGACTCAGCTACTGGGACACTTGTGAAGACCCATCTCGTTGCAAACGCTGATGTGCAGTCCATTGCTGTCTCTGAT CAAGAAGACAGTTTCGTGGTGGGCACAGCCGAGGGGACAGTATTCCATTTTCAGCTGGTCTCTGTGACTTCCAACAGCAGCGAGAAGCAGTGGGTGCGGACAAAGCCATTCCAGCATCACACTCACGACGTGCGAACCGTGGCCCACAGCCCGACAGCACTGATATCTGGAG gCACTGACACCCACTTAGTCATTCGTCCTCTCATGGAGAAAGTGGAGGTAAAGAATTATGATGCTGCTCTCCGAAAAATCACTTTTCCCCAT CGACGTCTCATTTCCTGTTCAAAAAAGAGACAGCTTCTCCTCTTCCAGTTTTCTCATCACTTGGATCTTTGGCGACTTGGATCTACAGTTGCAACAG GAAAACATGGGGatacccttccactctctaaagatGCAGATCATTTACTGCACCTCAAAACAAAG GGTCCCGAGAACATTATTTGCAGCTGTGTATCCCCATGTGGAAGTTGGATAGCATATTCCACAGCTTCTCGGTTTTTTCTCTGTCGGTTGAATTATGAACACAACAACATAAGCCTCCACAGG GTTTCCAAAATGCCAGCGTTCCTTCGCTCTGCTGTTCAGATTTTGTTTTCTGAAGATTCAACAAAGCTCTTTGTGGCTTCAAATCAAGGGTCTCTGCATATCATTCGGCTGTTGGAAGGAAGCTTCAAGCACCTGCATACTTTTCAGGCTCAGTCAG GGACAGTGGAATCCATGTGTCTTTTGGCAGTCAGTCCAGATGGGAATTGGTTAGCTGCATCTGGCACCAGTGCTGGAGTCCATGTGTACAATGTGAAACGTCTAAAG CTTCACTGCACGGTTCCTGCTTACAATTTCCCTGTGACTGCTCTGGCCATAGCCCCCAAAACCAACAACCTGGTCATCGCTCATTCTGACCAGCAG ATATTTGAATATAGCATCCCAGACAAACAGTATACAGAGTGGAGCCGGACCATCCAGAAGCAGGGGTTTCATTACCTTTGGCTCCAAAGGGATACGCCCATCACACACATCAGTTTTCATCCCAAGAGACCAATGCACATTCTTCTCCACGATGCCTACATGTTCTGCATCATCGACAAGTCGTTG CCTCTTCCAAATGACAAAACCTTGCTGTACAATCCACTTCCTCCCACAAATGAATCAGATGTCATCAGGAGGCGCACAGCCCATGCCTTTAAAATTTCTAAGAGATATAAG CCTCTACTATTCATGGATCTTTTGGATGAAAGAACACTGGTGGCAGTAGAAAGGCCCCTGGATGACATCATCGCTCAACTCCCACCACCcatcaaaaagaagaaatttggGACCTAA
- the UTP4 gene encoding U3 small nucleolar RNA-associated protein 4 homolog isoform X4, which produces MGEFKVHRVRFFNYVPSGIRCVAYNNQSNRLAVSRTDGTVEIYNLSANYFQEKFFPGHESRATEALCWAKGQRLFSAGLNGEIIEYDLQALNIKYSMDAFGGPIWSMAASPSGSQLLVGCEDGSVKLFQINPDKIQFERNFDRQKSRILSLSWHPSGTHIAAGSIDCISVFDVKSGSAIHKMLVDRQYMGVSKRKCIIWGVAFLSDGTVISVDSAGKVQFWDSATGTLVKTHLVANADVQSIAVSDQEDSFVVGTAEGTVFHFQLVSVTSNSSEKQWVRTKPFQHHTHDVRTVAHSPTALISGGTDTHLVIRPLMEKVEVKNYDAALRKITFPHRRLISCSKKRQLLLFQFSHHLDLWRLGSTVATGGKTSGKFLVPGKHGDTLPLSKDADHLLHLKTKVSKMPAFLRSAVQILFSEDSTKLFVASNQGSLHIIRLLEGSFKHLHTFQAQSGTVESMCLLAVSPDGNWLAASGTSAGVHVYNVKRLKLHCTVPAYNFPVTALAIAPKTNNLVIAHSDQQIFEYSIPDKQYTEWSRTIQKQGFHYLWLQRDTPITHISFHPKRPMHILLHDAYMFCIIDKSLPLPNDKTLLYNPLPPTNESDVIRRRTAHAFKISKRYKPLLFMDLLDERTLVAVERPLDDIIAQLPPPIKKKKFGT; this is translated from the exons ATGGGTGAATTTAAAGTCCATCGAGTTCgtttctttaattatgttccatcaGGGATCCGCTGTGTGGCTTACAATAACCAGTCAAACAGATTGGCTGTTTCAAGAACAGATGGCACTGTGGAAATATATAACTTGTCAGCAAACTACTTTCAGGAGAAA TTTTTCCCAGGTCATGAGTCTCGAGCTACGGAAGCTTTGTGTTGGGCAAAAGGACAGCGACTCTTTAGTGCTGGACTCAACGGAGAGATTATCGAGTATGATTTGCAGGCCTTAAACATCAAGTATTCTATGGATGCCTTCGGAGGACCCATTTGGAgcatggctgccagccccagTGGCTCTCAACTTTTG GTTGGTTGTGAAGATGGATCTGTGAAACTATTTCAAATCAACCCAGACAAAATCCAGTTTGAAAGAAATTTTGATCGGCAGAAAA GTCGCATCCTGAGTCTCAGCTGGCATCCCTCTGGTACCCACATTGCAGCTGGCTCCATAGACTGCATTAGTGTGTTTGATGTCAAATCAG ggAGCGCTATTCATAAGATGCTCGTGGATAGGCAGTATATGGGTGTGTCTAAGCGGAAGTGTATCATATGGGGTGTGGCCTTCTTGTCCGATGGCACTGTCATCAGTGTGGACTCTGCTGGGAAGGTGCAGTTCTGGGACTCAGCTACTGGGACACTTGTGAAGACCCATCTCGTTGCAAACGCTGATGTGCAGTCCATTGCTGTCTCTGAT CAAGAAGACAGTTTCGTGGTGGGCACAGCCGAGGGGACAGTATTCCATTTTCAGCTGGTCTCTGTGACTTCCAACAGCAGCGAGAAGCAGTGGGTGCGGACAAAGCCATTCCAGCATCACACTCACGACGTGCGAACCGTGGCCCACAGCCCGACAGCACTGATATCTGGAG gCACTGACACCCACTTAGTCATTCGTCCTCTCATGGAGAAAGTGGAGGTAAAGAATTATGATGCTGCTCTCCGAAAAATCACTTTTCCCCAT CGACGTCTCATTTCCTGTTCAAAAAAGAGACAGCTTCTCCTCTTCCAGTTTTCTCATCACTTGGATCTTTGGCGACTTGGATCTACAGTTGCAACAG GAGGAAAAACCTCAGGGAAATTTCTTGTTCCAGGAAAACATGGGGatacccttccactctctaaagatGCAGATCATTTACTGCACCTCAAAACAAAG GTTTCCAAAATGCCAGCGTTCCTTCGCTCTGCTGTTCAGATTTTGTTTTCTGAAGATTCAACAAAGCTCTTTGTGGCTTCAAATCAAGGGTCTCTGCATATCATTCGGCTGTTGGAAGGAAGCTTCAAGCACCTGCATACTTTTCAGGCTCAGTCAG GGACAGTGGAATCCATGTGTCTTTTGGCAGTCAGTCCAGATGGGAATTGGTTAGCTGCATCTGGCACCAGTGCTGGAGTCCATGTGTACAATGTGAAACGTCTAAAG CTTCACTGCACGGTTCCTGCTTACAATTTCCCTGTGACTGCTCTGGCCATAGCCCCCAAAACCAACAACCTGGTCATCGCTCATTCTGACCAGCAG ATATTTGAATATAGCATCCCAGACAAACAGTATACAGAGTGGAGCCGGACCATCCAGAAGCAGGGGTTTCATTACCTTTGGCTCCAAAGGGATACGCCCATCACACACATCAGTTTTCATCCCAAGAGACCAATGCACATTCTTCTCCACGATGCCTACATGTTCTGCATCATCGACAAGTCGTTG CCTCTTCCAAATGACAAAACCTTGCTGTACAATCCACTTCCTCCCACAAATGAATCAGATGTCATCAGGAGGCGCACAGCCCATGCCTTTAAAATTTCTAAGAGATATAAG CCTCTACTATTCATGGATCTTTTGGATGAAAGAACACTGGTGGCAGTAGAAAGGCCCCTGGATGACATCATCGCTCAACTCCCACCACCcatcaaaaagaagaaatttggGACCTAA